The Chitinophaga parva genomic sequence CCAGCAGCGCATCACATCCAACCTATCCCAAACGGCGGAGGAACGCTACCTCGGATTCCGGAAACTTTACCCGGGGCTGGAAAGCCGCATTGCACAAAAACACATTGCTACTTACCTGGGCATCACGCCGGCTTTTCTTAGCATGATGCGAAAAGAAAAGCGGTTGTGACTTTTGAAGTGCCCCCAAAAAGTTAGACACTTTTGGGGGCACTTCAAAAAGGACGGCTTTTTTTATTCAAATAGCAATCGACTATCACTTGTAATTTCAATAATGTACCGGCTATATTTTACAAACCGGCTAGTTCATTGCTATAAATTATTAGAAGCCATACATACCACCAGACACGGAAATCTGCTCGCCGGTGATCCAGCCTGCATCATCAGAAGCCAGAAATACCGCAGCTTTGGCAATATCTTCAGGCCGGCCTCTGCGCCCAAGCGGCGTGTTGGCGATGAACATTTTTTCATAGTCGCTGCCTTCAGTGACCCCTGCACTACGGGCGCCCTCCGTATCAGTAGCACCCGGCAATATGGAATTGATACGAATGTTCCTGCCACCGAGTTCCTTTGATAAAGCGATCGTGAAGGCGTCTAATGCCGCTTTAGTTGATGAGTACAATGAGGCGCCTGGAAGAGGATATTTGCTTGCACCCGAGCTGATATTGATAATGTTGCCGCCTTTATCCCCAAACAATTTCAATGCTGCTTGTATAGTGAGTATAGGACCTAGCACATTAACGCTGTAACTCTGGTAAAAGGCGTCTGCTGATATTTGTTCTATAGGGGCGTATCCCTGTGCAACCGCGTTATTAACCAGGATATCCAGGGTGCCGAAGGCTTTTTTTGTTTCTTCAGCCAGCCTGATCACATCAGCTTCTTTTGATACATCGGCTTGTACTGAGATGGCTGTACCACCATTATCGGTGATGGCTTTTACGACCTTAT encodes the following:
- a CDS encoding SDR family NAD(P)-dependent oxidoreductase; protein product: MSKLENKVAIITGASKGIGAAIAKHFAAAGAKIVVNYASSKEDADKVVKAITDNGGTAISVQADVSKEADVIRLAEETKKAFGTLDILVNNAVAQGYAPIEQISADAFYQSYSVNVLGPILTIQAALKLFGDKGGNIINISSGASKYPLPGASLYSSTKAALDAFTIALSKELGGRNIRINSILPGATDTEGARSAGVTEGSDYEKMFIANTPLGRRGRPEDIAKAAVFLASDDAGWITGEQISVSGGMYGF